In the Pseudorasbora parva isolate DD20220531a chromosome 5, ASM2467924v1, whole genome shotgun sequence genome, aaaataaatgcagatataggcctaattgtaataataaaaaacaacaaaatatcgATTTTGCCTGCAAGCGTTGCgtaagcgtggcgtttctgtttcTGGAAACGGTGTTCCTTCTCGGATAATGTCAGTTTGACAGCTTGGGTTTTAAAATGCGTAACCGCTCCCCTCCAACCGCTCGTCTGCTATGAGTGAGAGATGGAGGGTAGAAGTGCTGAGGTAAACCCTTGCGCTCTATTCAATATTCCATTTCATTTTGAAATacatcacagcactgaagaaaactcacttgctACTTCCAGTTCATTGGGACTCCTTtagttttaacatttttatgattttattcctacattaatttatttttaatattttctttgataatattgtaaatgtcgCTGTCTTCACACTGCCATTACCATCAATGCAGCAGCATGAGTACTACTGacagcaaatacattttttaagtaTCATACAGCCTACAAAGTGCAAATGAGATGAGGTCATGAATATAGTATTTAAATCCTTATCTGCCATTGGATGTCCCATGACCGCCTGATCTCTGTGTAAACAATGAAACTATGTTTTGCATGTATTACAAAGGTCAGCTTTTGCAGGTTTTACAGGTGTTTAAACAATGGTATATAAAGGAACACCCCTTTAGTGCATTGTGTACTACACCTGTATCACCTGTACTCATTTTCATTTGCTATTATCGCTGAGCAAGAGTTGCTTTTTTTACTTACGactacatttatacattttctgCTTTTCTCTCTCTAAACAGCTCAACAAAGCAGTAAGAATGAGTACTTGTTCGGGACCAGAAAATGCCAAAGTTGTAGTGGTAGGTTCAGGTTTTGCAGGTTTGGCTGCTGCAGCCAGGTTAGTAGAAGCAGGATTTGAAAATGTCCTGGTTCTTGAGGCAAAGGAAAGAGTTGGAGGTCGAATGCACACCACAAAACCGTTCAACGAGAATGTCATTGAAGTTGGAGCCAACTGGATTCACGGACAGAAAGGAAACCCCCTGTTCAAGATTGCAAAAGAGGAGAACCTGCTAGCCGAGGAAACTTCTGCACACCTGCCCTGTTCTGAAACCCCTGAGGACTACTTTTTCAAAGAAAATGGGAAGCAGGTCTCCACAAAAGTTGTAGATCAGGTGAGTTCGTGCTTCAGCAAGCTCACAGACAAAGCTTTTGATGATGAACTCAAGCGCAAGCACAGAAAACTAACTCTAGGTGCTTATCTGGATGATGCTTTTGGTAAATATCCTTTAGCTGCAACAGAAGACGGCCAGCAAGTTTTCGAATGGTGCAAGAGGAACGAATGCACAGATGAGGCCTGCTCTAGCCTCTATGAGGTTTCGGCATCTCAGAATAGCAATTACACTACTCTAGAGGGAGagttttttaatactttgggACCTGGTGGTTATCGAGCAATCTTAGATGTTATCCTGAAAGATCTGCCTTCAGGAACTGTCCAGTGCAATACACCAGTCAAGATCATCCAATGGGACTTGGTCAAAAAAGGGAGTTGTGAAGATGAAATGTATCCTGTTAAGGTCATCTGTGAAAATGGACAGAGCTTTGATGCAGACCATGTGATTGTCACCGTATCTCTGGGGGTTCTCAAAAACAAAGCAGCCACCATGTTCGAACCGTCTTTACCAGAAGAAAAGCTGTCTGCAATTGAGGATCTCGGCTTTGGTATCGTGGACAAAATTTTCCTGTTTTTCGAGAAACGTTTCTGGCCAGACGATTGTGCCGGTGTTCAGTTGGTGTGGAAAGAAGGGCCTGAAGATAAAGATGTGTATGAGGCTCTGTCTGAAGGAGAAACCTGGAAAAAGACGTGGTTCAAGAAGATCACTGGTTTTGATACAGTGGCTCGTCATCCCACAGCTCTGTGTGGCTGGATCACAGGTAGAGAAGCAATGTACATGGAGAATCTTCAGGACAGTGAAATCGGAGATATCTGTGTGAGGTAtagtacaaaaataataaactatatGATGTATAATAATTTAACATGGTCAAGTATTATGTCTCTATATAACAAATTCTGTTTATGTCTTTAAAGGTTGCTCAGGTCTTTCACAGGCTGGTCAGTGCCAGAAGTCTCAAAGACACTGATCACCAGATGGGGTTCTGATTCCCACGTCCGTGGCTCCTATACATTTATTCCTGAAGGTGTTGATGGAGTGAAAGCACAAAAGGCATTAGCATCACCTCTTCCCCCTAAGGATAAATCCAGAGGCAGAAAGGTAAGCCTTATTGTATAAGTTTTTGTTTAGgttatacacatatatttaatttttgtatAAGGAATACAAATAGGAATACAAGGAATATTCTACTTTAGTAGAATTTGATATCTCTTTAGTTTacataaatattacattattattacaaaaCAAATGGTTATGTTTGtgccagtgttattttagtgttatttatatactagtattgtatttattaaagtaacctttatattaatattttcagGGTTTTGCAGAATTTTTTATAAATCTTTGTTTTTATCACATTACATTTTAGTACTTCAATTAGTTTTACAACAATTAGTTGCCATGGCAACatttcaaattatttaaaaatattttgactaGCTTTTGTTTAATAATAACAAGTCATATCCACATATTCTGCTGTCAACTGTAATAGTGTAAATGTAGCAGATTGTATTTTTTCAAAATCAAGCAGTGAAGTTattaacaaaattattttatttctctgTTTTTAAAGCACCTTCAGGTGTTATTTGCTGGTGAAGCTACACATGACAAATTCTACACCACGACCCATGGAGCATACCTCACAGGCGTCAGAGAAGCAGAAAGACTTATAAGCTATTACACCGACTGAACATACAGTACCAAAGAGAGGCCAACATACACTTTGGTTTCACGAAGATAACATTTTACGATCATATAACATTTTATAGATTTGCTCTCACACCCTTTACACaggttttgtgtttaaatgACCCATAGATAGTTTATAACTGCATGACAAACAGCATAACTGCGAATGCTTACATCCAATAGATCACTGTACCATGCATATCTCTGATATAAGTCCAACATTTTTTAATTCTGGTCATTTGTTAAAGAGTGTTGTTCATGTAGTACTAATGGATAATTCTTTCCCACCAAGCAATGTCAAATAATATTTTCTAAAAAGATAATTGAAATAGGCTATATTAACTAAATGAAGTAAAATAGTGGTTCTTAAACTGTGGTGCATAATATGCAGTACCCTTGGGTGTTATATGCAGCATTATCCTGGAAATGTACACTATTTAATAAATGGTTCTAAAATTGCCTTGAATATATTTGATCAATATTAAATATGGAGGACTTTGGTAATGAGACAGTGccttgattaaaataaattgttatgcTAGGAATCTCTATGGTGAGCACAACTTGATTTAAAGGGGCTATATGTAGAATTGAGGAACTTTTGTTATTAGAACTAGTGGCCATTAAGTGGAATTAAGCCCAAAGAGCTGACGTCATGCCATGTTGAGTTTTGGGTAACTGTCTTGTTTAGACTCCACATTAGAAGGATCGCGGTGCCTTTCTGCTAGAGATGAAgtgatttatttttctgttgTGATTGTCACAAAGCCTTGTTGCCTTATCTACATGTAAAAAACTAAGGGTTAAGGAGGTGGTGATGAGAAGACAGATATTAATAATGTCAAATATATTAATGATGTCACTGATTAAAACCCACTGCCTatcttattaaaaaaatgctgataTGGGGGAGGGTGACAAAAATTGGTTGATCTCCCAGGTTTGCCTCTTCTGCGATACGGTCAAGAAATTTTCTCAGCAGTTCTTGGCTGCCCAAAAGCAGGCAGAGGCGATCAAGCATATCCTACCCTGGTGTTTAGCTACCCAGGCAACAGCAGTGGGCCGGCCGCAAGAGACTCACCCAGCCAGTCCAGGCCTCTGCCAAACAAGGCAGATGACCCGGAGATGGAGGGCGCTGCTCTTCGGGAAATGACTGCACAACTCCCTCCCCCGGAGGAGGTCCGGGAGGAGAATGTTCTGTTTCTTTATGTTATTGTTCCGCCCCGGCCCCACAGCCAGCGGTACccacgtttaaaaaaaagagcagtttccctTATCTCTGGGTCCCAAGAAAGTGAGGATGATAGTGTGTGACACTATGCTTCTGCAATGTTTCGTAACTGAATGTgtgtttttaaacaaatcatTGGAGTCAATTGATTCTATGATCTATTCATAGAGACAGTGGCTGTATCCAAAATTGCATACTTTTCTACTACATTGgcgaaaaacagtatgtgactAAATAAATAGGTCCAAATTCACGATACCCATAAAAGAACAGGCAAAAAAGTACCTGGATGACCAGCTTCCGGTAAAATTCTGAAGTGTCCATacaatggacactttactattcCATGAGGCTACAGGAGAGGATTCGTGAATAGCATTGAAGAAACGCAACTGATGATTATGACAGCAGGGCGAATAGTAGGCCTGTGTCCAGATGACATTTATactacacacactcatactacAGAGCATACTTTTTTTAGCAGTTGTGAAATAAACTTTCTAGCCAAGAGTATTGCCAATCATTTGCTTTGTTTCTAAATGAATCAACAGTTTTGAaggaattattttaattaatgatttaatgAATCACTTATTAAGAAAGGGTTGGGCTGCCTAAACCAAAGGTTAAGGGTTAAGACATGCCTAAACCCGCCACAGCTACCAGCACAAAAACACAATCAGGAAAAAAATCCATAATTATTCTTATCAGGGAAAAATCTACAAAAATATTTGTTGTGCAATCCATCAGAGAATTCTATTATTCTATTAAATAGTACAGATAACACTTGTTAATGACAGCAGCTACGATGCCACGATGATAATGATGGCAGCTACCCAGGAAAGGAAAGCTGGAATGAGAAAAAGCCCAGTCTAAAGGTTGCTGGCCTGGTCTCCACAACCTCTCTTAAAAAAACAGCAAATAATACCAGCTATGATCTTATGCTGGTTTAAGTTGTTCTGTGATTCTTATCACAAAAAGTTTAATCAGGAACGTAAAAAACTTGAAAAGCCTTAATTTGGAAAACGGCCAATAGGCCTAGGTTCTCGTCGTATCGAATAATTACAAATTAATGCTAACTAAATACTCAAAATgatttattgtttaaaaaataagtcGAATTGCGAGACAGTGCTGAACGACACAAATACCAACCTTGAGATGGTTACACTGTAGATGGCGTTTGGGTACATTCGATGTCGAAGGCAGGTACCTTTCACGTGATATCAAATTTGGTATTCCCTGCATGTCTTGTGAttgtttggtgtgtgtgggcTTTTTTTTGCTTCTCATTTTCGTTGGTTTATCCGCTTATATGAATTCGTTGTTTGGAGGTTTTCAAAGTCACTTCATGAACAATTTATAAGTTCGGACGAAGCCACTTttacccatagactgtaaaaaaataaaataatacatggGCCACACAGGCCAAAGAAAACAATTGTTTAGCCTACTAGCGCCATCTTCTGCATGATAAGAAGTTCTGTTCATCCACTGAATCTATATAATTACTATATCAGAGATTTCATCCAGGgaaaacaaataatataaataatattttattcatttatttttgtttgttttgtggtTAGACCGtgtcctttttattttattttttgtttatacgATTTAGAATTTTCTAGACATTTAATTTGAAATAGTTTTGAAAGAACAATGTCGCCGTCTTCACACGATATGAAAACGAAAGTGTATAGTTTCACTTGAAAGCAAAACATTTCTGTAAGTGCAAacgagattttaaaaaaatgtattttaatattttattttgattaataaagACCGCCTGATCTATGTAAGCAATGACATATTGTAGGCGTGCTACCCGACAAGACAGCAAGCAAGCTGTCATTTCAACAACCCGAATGCCGGCTATGATCCCAGCCAGAATAAACTTCAATTAGGGTTATAAGTtgtttttgcaaaaataacttgcGAGATATGATTCCATCATTTAAGCAAAGTATACAGTGATTACATGTTGGTTTCATTTCTTTTGGTTTCATTTTCAGCTAGACGGCTCCGGTAGCTGCTCACTGATTCTTAGTCATTTCATATCCTCATATttaaaatagctttaaaaaacactaaacaatgttttattacaaatgtaaaaatgcaggaTGTTTCCTATGTGAGTAGGTTTGAGGGTAGCGCGTTGATgaaaatgtacagtttgtacagtaggCTACCAGGACTAGCATGTAAATCAGgctaaatatatacattatatacatataatcaTAAAACAACATATAATAATTACTCTATATGCAGATCCCTTTTTAGGGAGAACTATTAGATCTGGGGAGATGGAGTTGATATGTTAAAGCTGTGACTGCAGAGACTTCAACATTGTTTGTTTGTAAACAGTTAAAGTTGACCATGACATTGCCTGATTCATTCAGAATTATAAAAATCCTGACTGAGTTGTGCAAAATAAGAACAACTttgatatacatttattttaaatagataataaaattacacatttaCTACAAAAATTATAGgccaattttttatttattttttgtattgctTGATATCTTAAAGGTATCTGTCTCTCAATTACTGTAGTTTTGAAtttgttgcatttttaaaaacttttttgtgtAGTTTTACATTGTGACCTCCTGCTGAGGACATGTTCCATGGTGTTTTCCAAGTAAACAGCTGTTTTCAAAATAATACTAagagtttattttaaaaatataagcaATTGGTATAAAAATTTCCTTTATATGTAACTTTTTAAGTAttcttatttttatgaatttcttaatttttaGCGTAAAGAGGGCTTTGTGTAGGGCACGTTTTGTCCCTTATCTCAAGAATAAGTGGTCAGGTTATTCACTACAAAGGTCATGTGTTTCAGGTGTTTAAGCACGGGCACATAAAGGAAACTGCTTTAGAGCATAGTGCACTACACCTGTATCAACTGTACTCTCTGTTGTATTGCTGAGCAAGggttacatttatacattttctgCTTTTCTCTCTCTAAACAGCTCAACAAAGCAGTAAGAATGAGTACTTGTTCGGGACCAGAAAATGCCAAAGTTGTAGTGGTAGGTTCAGGTTTTGCAGGTTTGGCTGCTGCAGCCAGGTTAGTGGAAGCAGgatttaaaaatgtcctggttcTTGAGGCAAAGGAAAGAGTTGGAGGTCGAGTGCACACCACGAAACCGTTCAGTGAGAATATCATTGAAGTTGGAGCCAACTGGATTCACGGACAGAAAGGAAACCCCCTGTTCAAGATTGCAAAAGAGAAGAACCTGCTATCCGAAGGACCTTCTGCACGCAAAAATATGTGCCAGCCTCGTTCTGTAACTCCTcaagattactttttcaaagaaGATGGGAAGCAGGTCTCCACAAAAGTTGTAGATCAGGTGAGTTCTCGCTTCAGCAAGCTCACAGACAAAGCTTTTGATGATGAACTTGATTCCAAGCACAGAAAACTAACTCTAGGTGCTTATCTGGATGATGCTTTTGGTGAATGTCCTTTAGCTGCAACAGAAGACGGCCAGCAAGTTTTCGAATGGTGCAAGAGGATCGAATGCACAGATGAGGCTTGCACTAGCCTCTATGAGGTTTCGGCATCTCAGATTAGCTATTACACTGCTCTAGAGGGAGGATTTTTTAATACTTTGGGACCTGGTGGATATCAAGCAATCTTGGATGTTCTCCTTAAAGATCTGCCTTCAGGAACTGTCCAGTGCAATACACCGGTCAAGATCATCCAATGGGACTTGGTCAAAAAAGGGAGTTGTGAAGATGAAATGTATCCTGTTAAGGTCATCTGTGAAAATGGACAGAGCTTTGATGCAGACCATGTGATTGTCACCGTATCTCTGGGGGTTCTCAAAGACAAAGCAGCCACCATGTTCAAACCAACCTTACCTAAAAAAAAGCTGTCTGCAATTGAGAATCTTAGCTTTGGGATCGTGGACAAAATTTTCCTGTTTTTCGAGAAACGTTTCTGGCCAGATGACTGTGCCGGTGTTCAGTTGGTGTGGAAAGAAGGGCCTGAAGATAAAGATGTGTATGAGGCTCTGTCTGAAGGAGAAACCTG is a window encoding:
- the LOC137076169 gene encoding spermine oxidase-like, which gives rise to MSTCSGPENAKVVVVGSGFAGLAAAARLVEAGFENVLVLEAKERVGGRMHTTKPFNENVIEVGANWIHGQKGNPLFKIAKEENLLAEETSAHLPCSETPEDYFFKENGKQVSTKVVDQVSSCFSKLTDKAFDDELKRKHRKLTLGAYLDDAFGKYPLAATEDGQQVFEWCKRNECTDEACSSLYEVSASQNSNYTTLEGEFFNTLGPGGYRAILDVILKDLPSGTVQCNTPVKIIQWDLVKKGSCEDEMYPVKVICENGQSFDADHVIVTVSLGVLKNKAATMFEPSLPEEKLSAIEDLGFGIVDKIFLFFEKRFWPDDCAGVQLVWKEGPEDKDVYEALSEGETWKKTWFKKITGFDTVARHPTALCGWITGREAMYMENLQDSEIGDICVRLLRSFTGWSVPEVSKTLITRWGSDSHVRGSYTFIPEGVDGVKAQKALASPLPPKDKSRGRKHLQVLFAGEATHDKFYTTTHGAYLTGVREAERLISYYTD
- the LOC137076170 gene encoding spermine oxidase-like translates to MSTCSGPENAKVVVVGSGFAGLAAAARLVEAGFKNVLVLEAKERVGGRVHTTKPFSENIIEVGANWIHGQKGNPLFKIAKEKNLLSEGPSARKNMCQPRSVTPQDYFFKEDGKQVSTKVVDQVSSRFSKLTDKAFDDELDSKHRKLTLGAYLDDAFGECPLAATEDGQQVFEWCKRIECTDEACTSLYEVSASQISYYTALEGGFFNTLGPGGYQAILDVLLKDLPSGTVQCNTPVKIIQWDLVKKGSCEDEMYPVKVICENGQSFDADHVIVTVSLGVLKDKAATMFKPTLPKKKLSAIENLSFGIVDKIFLFFEKRFWPDDCAGVQLVWKEGPEDKDVYEALSEGETWKKTWFKKITGFDTVARHPTALCGWITGREAMYMETLQDSEIGDICVRLLRSFTGWSVPEVSKTLITRWGSDSHVRGSYTFIPEGVDGVKAHKALASPLPPKDKSRGRKHLQVLFAGEATHVNFYTTTHGAYLTGVREAERLISYYTD